The Vicia villosa cultivar HV-30 ecotype Madison, WI linkage group LG1, Vvil1.0, whole genome shotgun sequence genome includes a region encoding these proteins:
- the LOC131599335 gene encoding uncharacterized protein LOC131599335, with protein MSRTRTVPCSRSWSISEDSLRRYVQFASESCIQELLAASDTNRSGNNGNNDGWKVVTLDNGVEISKRMSGSFHTFRSRWVLRSVSPQQFITVANAIDAAKQWDSDLVEAKYIKEIEENLSIIRLRFGDNSKPLFRNREFIVYERRETMEDGTVVVAVASLPKEIAAGLHPKQNNAIRGLLLQSGWVVEKLQDNSCAVTYVVQLDPAGWLPKCFVNRFNTKLVMIIENLRKLAQACPSEAEK; from the exons ATGAGCAGAACTAGAACTGTACCTTGCAGCCGGTCCTGGTCAATTAGCGAGGACTCGCTTAGAAGGTATGTGCAGTTTGCGAGTGAAAGCTGCATACAAGAGTTATTAGCAGCTTCCGACACGAACAGATCAGGAAACAATGGCAACAATGATGGATGGAAAGTGGTGACTCTTGACAATGGCGTTGAGATATCGAAACGCATGTCAGGTTCATTTCACACTTTTCGTAGCCGTTGGGTGCTTAGATCCGTCTCTCCTCAACAGTTCATCACAGTGGCTAACGCCATCGATGCTGCAAAG CAATGGGATTCTGATTTGGTGGAAGCAAAGTACATAAAAGAAATCGAAGAGAATCTAAGCATAATTCGTCTTAGGTTTGGAGATAACTCAAAGCCTCTCTTCAGGAATAGAGAGTTCATCGTCTATGAGCGACGCGAAACAATGGAAGACGGCACTgtg GTTGTAGCAGTAGCTTCACTGCCAAAGGAAATAGCTGCAGGGTTACATCCAAAGCAAAATAATGCAATAAGAGGATTATTGCTACAATCAGGTTGGGTAGTGGAGAAGCTTCAAGATAATTCATGTGCTGTTACTTATGTTGTTCAGTTAGATCCTGCAGGGTGGTTGCCTAAGTGTTTTGTCAATAGATTTAACACTAAACTTGTTATGATCATTGAAAACCTTAGAAAATTAGCACAAGCATGTCCAAGTGAAGCTGAAAAGTGA